The DNA window TGATGTACCGTTGATATATTAACTGAAAAGGGATTGTCCACAACATGTTCGTCGTACTGCATTCCACTTGGTAGTAGATAGAGATAAAACATGAAATCCTTAATTTTCGGGTTTTTGTTCATGTATTCGTACTTGTTTAAAATTGAACTCAGCTGGGCCAGATTGTAGATCTTCTCCTGATTTTTTGGGGTTTCATCAGTGACCAACCATTTCAAATAACCTGAAATCTCTAGGATATCATAGTAGGTTTGGAGTATGGTTCGTGGTTTCTCTGAAAGTTCCTGTTTCAACTGGTTTAACTGTTGTAACTTGTTTATATCCTGATCATCTTCCATTCCAATATCTACAAATTCTTGTTTTGTCAGGAGAGAACTGATATCAAAGTCTTTTTCAAGGTTGTACAGTGCTTCAACAGTTTTTGGGTTCAAATTTAAAAACTCTGTTTCGAACATTGAAATATTCCACCAGTTGTTCCATGATGTGAATCTGTCATCATAACTGGGTGGATCTACGTATGACAACATGTAAAGCATTGTTTGGATTTCTTTCCTGTCTAAAAACGATCCATGTCCTTTGACTGTGTATGGTATGTCGTTCTTTTTAAGTTCTGCAATTATTTTATTTGCATGATACCTCACACTTCTAAATAGAAGTGCAACATAACCGTAGTGTGGAATTATACCATCTTCTTTTAGTTGTTTTATGGTTCTAACAACATTTTTTGCTTCGTCTGTAACATCGTCACTTTTTAGTATGATTATGTTGTTTCCACATTCCCTTGAAGGTTCTATCTTCTTTGGGTAGGATCTGTAGTTTTCCATGAATCCATCGAATAGTTTTACTATGTTAGATGTTGAACGGAAGTTTTTATCGAGGGAAACATACTTTGAATCATACTTCTCCTTGAACCGTATGAAGTTCCAAGGATCCGCCCCACGAAAAGCGTATATACTTTGATCCTCATCCCCAACCACACAGATATTTTTGTGCGTGTTTGAAATTAGATCAAAAAATTCGTCCTGTATTGGGTTGGTGTCTTGGTACTCATCAACCAAAATAAACCTGTACTTATCTCGAATTGCCTTTAAAACATCAGGATTATTCTTTAAAAGTTTTAATACGTTAATTTGTAGGCCTGCAAAGTCTATTTTCTTTTGTTCTCCAAGGGCCTCCAAATATTTTTCGTAGGATTTGCAGAATTCCTGATATTTCTTGTTGTCAGGATATCTTTTTTTCAGGTGCTCTGATAGTTCGTTTGGAGGGATGATGTTCTCTCCGCACTTATTAAATCCATCTAATACTTCAGAAATTCTGCCCATATTAACAAGTCTGTTTATTCCCAGTTTGTAGAAGTTTGCCCTCATGAACATGAGCTGCATTTCACTATCTAAAACATCAAAGGTTGCACCTAACTCATGATAATCTGAGTAGTCCCTCAATATTTCGTGACAGAATGAGTGAATGGTGGATATCTGCATTGAAACTATTTCTTGCCCCACACAGTGGCTTAATCTGGCTTTTAATTCCTCTGCAGCTTTAACTGTGAAGGTTATAACGAGGATGTTGCTTGGATCCACCTTCTTCTTTTTAACTAGATACGCAACCCTTTCAACAAGTACCCTTGTTTTTCCAGCGCCCGGACCTGCCACAATTAATAATGGACCTTCAAAATGTTTTGCTGCTTCCCTCTGTGCAGAAGTGCAACTATCTTCCCTGTTACATATTGAATTCATTTTTACCCCCAAACTAATAATATAAATTAATTGTTTAATTAATAATTTAAAATTAGCTAAATCTGATTAAGATTTAAATAGTCAATATTCAAAAGTACTAAAAAGAGGATTAAAAAAATGGAAACTAAATTCAACATCAGAAATCTGTTTGAAGCCTTCATTATTATTTTGATCATCGCAGACCTTGTAATGTTGATGTTGATAACCTTCACCAGTGTCAGCTACTCTATATTTGTATCTGTTATTTATTTCGATTTAATGGTGTGCATAATATTATTTTTTGATTTTATCCACAGGATGCGTAAAGAAACTGATAAAAAACAGTTCATTAAACGTAACTGGCCTGATATCATCGCCATGATCCCCTTCGATATTTTCGCACTGAATCCTACCTACGTGTTCTTTGCAAGGTTCCTTAGAATTTTCAGGTTGGCAAGATTGTTTGCGCTCTTCAGACGTGAGTGGAAGTATATATCCTCATTTTTCAAGCAGACACACATCAACTTTGCATTTGGAATGTTACTTTTCACGCTCTTTGCAGGTACCATCATATTTTACATCGTAGAAAACGGCTCAAATCCCAGCATACACTCATTTTGGGATGCTCTGTGGTTCACAGTCACCACCATGGTTGCAGGAAACAGTAACATCAGCCCAGCCACCTACGATGGCGAAGCCATATCTGTTTTCATGATGCTTATAGGTGTATCATTTGTAGGTGTTCTAACAGCATCACTTGCATCGTGGTTAATGAGCAAATCAAAGAAAACTGAAGATGAAAGGGAAGAAAGGATAAAAAATATTGAAACTTCCCTTCAAGACATTAAAAAAGAAATAACTGAACTCTCAGATTTGTTAAAAAAGGAGTAGATGTTTACTCTGAATTAAATAAAAAGTTGTTATGTAATTCTAATTTTATTTATTTTTGTATATAACAGTTTATAAGCTATTATTTATACTGTATACAATATTATAAAACATTTATATATTTTCATATATTAATTGGCTTTGTGGTTACAGCTGCAGACAATTTTAGATATATAGGTTGGTCTTCTTTATACCTATACCACATAAATTTTATAAATACAAGATACGATAAATTCTGAGTCGGATACGATTGGAAAAAACCATTGAATTTACTAGGTAGAGAGACTATTACATTCAGTAGTTTTTATGTATATTAAGGGTGCAAAGGGTCCCGATGGGAGTAATACAAATATTGTGGTGCAGTTCGTGGAAGGATTGCTACTTTACAATCTTTGGATGATTTGTATAAGGCTTGGAAAGATCTTTGGAGTTGATAATAATATGTTAAATTGGAAATATATTTTTTTAGGAGCGACTTTGGTTGTGGTACTAGGACTATTTCTACGAATAGTTGAGTATGGTACTTTTATTGGTATGTTTGTTCCGGGGATAATCGTGGGATACCTTGTCAACAACGATTATAAGAATGGTGCTAAAAATGGAATTATTACCGGAATTATAGGGGGATTTATTCTGGGAATTTTGCTTGTTATACCTCTTCTTAATCTACCATCAGCTAATCATATAATATTTTACTTATTCGTGGGTGGAATTATCAATGCGATTTTCACAATGATTTTGGATGCTATAGGTGGAATTATAGGAGTTATAATACGGAATAAAATATATTAATTACTTGAACAATAGATTTAAAAGCTTTATAAGACTTCATCAACAAAATTCGAAGCAAATAATTAATCTAAACACAATTGAAGCTAGAATAGTTAGGAAAATCCATTTCTCAATTTAAAACATTATTTTTATTCTATATGGTACTAATTGATAAATTAAGAATATTTGATATGAATCATTTGGTTATAAATATTTTCAAAAAAATGAATCCTTTATAAATTGATTATTATTGTTAAATCAAATTTATTTAGCATCAAAGAATTGATTAGTAAGATCATTTTAACAGATAGCATTACGGCTAAATTCATATCAGAACGGATAACTCATGTGTTTCATTAGATAAAGAAGTTACATTAGATATAAAAAAAAATCCCGGAGATTAATGTTGAAAAGATATTCTACACTTAGTGCCATAATAATTGGAATTTTTTTCGTTGGTTTTTTAACATTTATTTTGCCAGCAAATATTCCAGGTTCAGATATATTAGTAATTCTAATATTTATTGTGGGTGGTTTCACTTCCACATACTTATCTAAAACAAATAAAGCAATAATAGGATTTTATGAAGGTTTAACAGGTTCGATAGTAGGATATTTACCAATGATACTAATTTTTAGATCTGTAACTTCCGTACTGATAATCTTGATGATTATTAATCCAATATTAGGATTTTTAGGAGGATTCATTGCAAAATATTGGAGAACACGCTTAAATAACAAAAATCCATAAAACCGCTTTAACTTTCTTAATTTTATCCAACCCATTATTTTTAGTTAAACTTTAGGATTCATGAAGGTTCATAGCTACATTAGTGAGGTCACAATCGAATAAAAACCCCCAATAGGTAAAAATGAAACTGTAAACTTATATATATATATCGTGGTAAATAGATTGTTTGTCATCTTAAAGAGAGATAGGAATATATTAAAAGTGATATTAGAAATTTAAAGATTTCTAAAAAAAATAAGTAAAATCAAGGAAATCCTTGATCTAGGAAATATAATGCTCTAAATATGAAAATTAACCTAAAAAATAAGGGATAATGTGTATTTTCATCATTCCAAATCTTTATTCCGGTTTAAAGACTTGGAAGAATAATTTTTTAAACTCATCCAAGTATTCCCTTGGGAAGGTTAGTCCCACGCAGATAATGAGCACTCCTGTTCCTAATACTTCATCTTCGTTGTTTGGGTCTTCCATGAGTTCTTCATCGTAAACTAGTTTTACATTGACTTTTTCTTGGAGGAAATTCCATAGGGTGTCTGTTTCAGGGACGGCATTTGTTTCGATTTTGTTTTTTAATGCCAACTGTAGAAATTTCTGCCATTCTTCGAAGTCGCAGAATTCTATCCACACAGATCCCTTGTAATCAATGCATGAGTTGCAGGTTTCAATTTCCCAGTGAAAGAAGTTTTCAACAACGTCTTCCAATCCCTTATCAACCAGTATAACAAAGTCATCATCAATTTTTACTTCAACTTGTTCGTGTTCTTCCATGGTTAACTATCTGTTTAACCAAGTATCTACATATTTCCACAAATTTTTTATTGAAATGGATGGGTATTTGTATGGATAATCTCCTAATTTTCTTGTTGGCCAAATCCAGATATGATCGTTAAACAGATTAAAATCGTTAAATGTTAATAGTACTGTGATTAAATAGTATGTATTGGCTATTAGGAGTGATAGTAATGGAAGAACATGAAATTAAAATCATAAAGTTGGTGGCTAAAGCTGAAAACGGTATATCTGAAAGGGAAATATCAGAAAAACTGAAGATAAAATGCCCACTTTTAAGAAGTTACATCCATGATCTCAGACATAAAAGACATATCAAGTACGCTGGAAAAGGTTCAGACGGCCACGTTGTAGAACTCACACGTGAAGGCGTTGCCCTTTTAGAAAAAATTTAATAAAAATTCATCAATTTTTTTTTACATAGATCTTGATTTAATAAAAATTTCATTCTGACTAACTACTGGTTAACTTAGGACTTCTGATTTTTTAATATTATTAATTTTTCATTTTCCCAACTACCATTCCAAGGTAACTTCCAAACAAAAGTTATCATCTCATTGTAATATGCAAATTTATGGATCAAAAATTGTATTAATTATGCTGTATAATAATGTATTAAGGTGAATTAAGACTGTAGAAGTTGAATTTCTTAACACCTTATATAATATAGTTTTTGAAAAAAAAATAAAAGAGGGAGATACTATGTGGGGACAACACAAAGAACATATGATGGGTGGACATGACATGATGGGTGAAAAAATGATGGAAATGATGAGTAAAGAAGATATGATGGCAATGTATGCCATGAAAATGGATGAAAAAATTGAGATGTTAGAACTTAAACTTAAATATCTCAAAAAAAGCCGTGAAATGTTAAAATCTAAAATGTAAGTCATTTGACTAATAAATTCTGAAAAAGGAATTTATTAATCCACCTATTTTTTTAGTATTAAAATTTGATAATAAATCCAGTAACTAAAAACACAGCTTTTTTTGAATAAAAAGTCAACA is part of the Methanobacterium lacus genome and encodes:
- a CDS encoding ATP-dependent helicase; this encodes MNSICNREDSCTSAQREAAKHFEGPLLIVAGPGAGKTRVLVERVAYLVKKKKVDPSNILVITFTVKAAEELKARLSHCVGQEIVSMQISTIHSFCHEILRDYSDYHELGATFDVLDSEMQLMFMRANFYKLGINRLVNMGRISEVLDGFNKCGENIIPPNELSEHLKKRYPDNKKYQEFCKSYEKYLEALGEQKKIDFAGLQINVLKLLKNNPDVLKAIRDKYRFILVDEYQDTNPIQDEFFDLISNTHKNICVVGDEDQSIYAFRGADPWNFIRFKEKYDSKYVSLDKNFRSTSNIVKLFDGFMENYRSYPKKIEPSRECGNNIIILKSDDVTDEAKNVVRTIKQLKEDGIIPHYGYVALLFRSVRYHANKIIAELKKNDIPYTVKGHGSFLDRKEIQTMLYMLSYVDPPSYDDRFTSWNNWWNISMFETEFLNLNPKTVEALYNLEKDFDISSLLTKQEFVDIGMEDDQDINKLQQLNQLKQELSEKPRTILQTYYDILEISGYLKWLVTDETPKNQEKIYNLAQLSSILNKYEYMNKNPKIKDFMFYLYLLPSGMQYDEHVVDNPFSVNISTVHQSKGLEFPVVFICSVIKNRFPGRKKKEKNLVPIPQELLLKFKKKDLTLLTEDTILPDEFDMEERRLFYVAMTRAQDVLVVSTADKIKVNKVGYSPYVKEIEKIEEVTNSCKFMEMCKDRDLSKEKPISLSYSSIDTYNRCPFMYKMLYEYGFQTPPSYMQNYGIIIHNCLEKIHIGLKNDENIDGSRIKEIVQTCWITLHTNKKKDENQRMMVERNLLDYVHEVKDHSRKIISAEEPFSIVKKNMEINGRTDLILENNQGEIELLDFKAREQMGIEKTSVEFQLKMYEYALKDKYKFDKLCAYTFKDKQKTFFDSKPEDIDELDKNLEKLCDKINEHEFTPKESNFCTHCGFKFCC
- a CDS encoding ion transporter, which encodes METKFNIRNLFEAFIIILIIADLVMLMLITFTSVSYSIFVSVIYFDLMVCIILFFDFIHRMRKETDKKQFIKRNWPDIIAMIPFDIFALNPTYVFFARFLRIFRLARLFALFRREWKYISSFFKQTHINFAFGMLLFTLFAGTIIFYIVENGSNPSIHSFWDALWFTVTTMVAGNSNISPATYDGEAISVFMMLIGVSFVGVLTASLASWLMSKSKKTEDEREERIKNIETSLQDIKKEITELSDLLKKE
- a CDS encoding DUF5518 domain-containing protein, with protein sequence MYIKGAKGPDGSNTNIVVQFVEGLLLYNLWMICIRLGKIFGVDNNMLNWKYIFLGATLVVVLGLFLRIVEYGTFIGMFVPGIIVGYLVNNDYKNGAKNGIITGIIGGFILGILLVIPLLNLPSANHIIFYLFVGGIINAIFTMILDAIGGIIGVIIRNKIY